In the genome of Mucilaginibacter sp. 14171R-50, the window TATAACAGCAGCAAACTGCCACCGATAACGGCCAGTGTAAGTGTAAGCAACAACCCCGACTCCGGATGAAACGCCTGGTTGAGCAACTGTTTTTCCACCCGGCGGTAGCGCAGGTAACCAATAATGGCCGCTACTGCCCCTATAGCTACAAGGCAAACCCCTATAACACCCGAAAAGCCTTTAACCGGCGTAATATTGTGGCCGGTAACCACTAACGAAAGCTGCCGAACAAAAAGCGAGAATTTGACCACTACGAACCCAAAGCCCATTAACGCTATGCTTGTGCGGATCCACGCAAGAAAGGTGCGCTCGTTAGCCAGATGATCGCCAACACCGCCTTTTTGTTTGTTATTTTCATCTATCATGCCTTACCTTTATTGTCCCAGTGATCTTTAATAATTAAGCCGTCGGCGGTAGTTAATAGTCGCCTGGTAAATCGTTCCCCTTTTATTTTGCCCCCGGGTTCTCTTCTGCCAATATACAAAAGAATTGGCCTGCCTTGCTCATCAGTTTTAAACGCAATATCATACCGCTGAAACGTAGTCTCAATCATACTAGAAGGTTTATACACCTTGGCTAATAATGCTAATAATTGTGCTCCAAGTTTCATTTCTACTCCAATAAATGTAATGTCCCCTGCTCAAGCCCGCCACTCGTGTAACAATGAACTATTAATAATTAGTGTTGTTGTTCGGGCACTGGCGCTTCACTCAAGCCCATAGGTTTTAGTGAGCTCAATAGCCTATATAGGCAAGGGCCGGGTAATTAAACCCGGCCCTTGCCATTTAAAAGCCGGTTAATACTGGCATAACGTACTACAAAATTATTTTTTGGGAGCGTTGTAGTTGCTCCATTGCGAAACACCCTCAGGCTCGCTGTTTTTAACTTCAGTACTTCGCATCTCACTCATTTCCTTATCCAGCTTTTGGGCTTGCTTCAGCTCTTTATCAAGTGATTTATCCGTTGCGGTTATACCTTGTGTGTCCTGCACATAATCCAGCGGATCAGCAATATAGTTCCATTCTTTCCCCATGTCAGGCATTTCTCCTTCGTTCCATGGGCCACGTACAGTGGCACCATTAGACAAATTGAAATATTGCTGCGTAAAGCGGGGGTCAGATGCCAATACACCGGGAGGGAAGTTTGGCTGAATATCATTAAGCGCGGCTTCGAACATCTTATAATGCGCCACCTCCCGGGTCATCAAAAACGATAAGCTTTCGTGCACGTAAGGGTCGTCGGTAAACTTCATCAGGTGTTCGTAAACCAGTTTAGCACGCGACTCTGAAGCCAGGTTGCTGCGCAGGTCCACTGTTAAATCGCCGTTGGAGTGGATGTAGCTTGCGCACCACGGAATACCCTGGCTATTGCGCGGCGTTACCCCGCCACCGGTGATGATGCCGAATTGCGGGTTTGCCGATAGTGCTTGGTGTATAATGTTCTCTTTAGCGGCCTTACCGTCCATAACCTGCATGATCTCTGATTGATCAGCGGCGTCTTTTAATTCGCCGTTTACGCCTTTTAGCAGCATTTGAATTGTTGCGCCAACAATTTCCAGGTGGCTAAACTCTTCGGTAGCTATATCCATCAGCATATCATATTTATCCGGATGCGGCATTTTAGCGCCAAAAGCCTGGGTGAAATATTGCATTGCCGCAGCCAACTCGCCATTTTCGCCGCCAAATTGCTCTAATAACAGGTTAGCGAAATAGGGGTCGGGGCGCGACACCCGTGCATTAAATTGTAGGTCTTTTACGTGGTGAAACATAAGTTTTTCATTTTAAATGGTGTATACGTACAACTTATAAGAAAGCCTATATGTTTCATATTTTTGAAAATAGTTAATTAAAAATTAATCATCTTTCGGATTTGTCTTCAACGATCATTTCCTGTATCTAACAATATGCCGTTTAATGTTGCCCTGGCGTTTACGCCTGACAGCTTATCTAAGAAAATTATTAAGCTAATGGAAATATTACGAAATTTGCACACATGACTGATCTGAATGAGTATGAGTGCGAAATGCTGGACACACTGCTGGAAGCTTTTGGCGTACCGGATAGTCTTACACGCGATCAGGTGATGTTACTTTTTGATCAGGACGAGTCGGCGGCATTTGCTATGATACAGATATTGATACGCGAAGGACTGGTGAAAGGCACCGGTGAACACGGGCCCTATGATCTGCCGCAAAAGCTGGTACTGAAACCAAAAGGCGAAAAATTTTTGAAAAGCGGTGGCTTTTTACGCCGTTATCATCAGGAGCAGCAAAAACCGGTAGAAGTTGGCGGCACCCTTGCCAAACTTCAGCAACAAAACATGCGCCTGCAAAACCTTAGGCTATCAAACGAAGCGCTGATAGCAGACCTTAAGAAAAGGTTATCAAAACTTGAAACATTGCAATATTTATGGTGGGGGTTAATAGTTGTGGCACTTGTTGTCGGCTATATTTTAGGGTAGTTGAAGCAGGGAAGTTATATGCCAACTGGTCGTAATAGGAGCAGATAGCTTGTACCCCCGCAACCTATATTTTAGGGAGTTCGAAAAATATAGTAGTTCCCATATTTTCCGTGCTATTTACCCATAACGTACCATTATGCCAATCAATAATATTTTTAATAACATACATTCCCAATCCAATAGTAGGTTCCCCTTGCAGCCCTTTTCTGCTTGCATCGGTAAATTTATCAAATAAAATATCCTTATATTTTTCGGGGATACCTATGCCATCATCCTTTACCGAAAATTGCACAACATCGCCTTTATCTATTACGCTTACGGTTATTACGCCGTTATCTCTTGTAAACTTTAATGCGTTTGTGGTTAAGTTGTTTAATATCTGAAAGAACTTTGGTTCGTCTACATTTATGAAAATATTTTCCGCCGAGGTGAAAAAGTTAAATGTCCGCTTAATGTCGGTAATGGACTTTTGATATTCTTCTACATATTCCCGGACTTTCTGCGCGATATTGACCCGTTTTTTTGCTAACGTGATGTCGGCTGTTTCTAAAAATTCACGCGCTGTGAATTCTCTTATCAAGTTGATCGCCTGCGTATTAATATTGATTATATTATCTATCTGGGTGATGTCGGCCGGATCTTGGATCGATGACCTGAGAGACGAACCTAACATATTGATGACACTTAACGGGCCGGCCAGATCGTGCGCAAGTATGTTTAAAATGGCGTCTTTTTTATTTGCATATTTTTCAAAGCTGAGCTGGTTTTCCAGCTCCGAAGTTATGTCTGCCACATTGCCGTAAAGCAACATTTCACCGGTTTTGTCTTCATCCTGTGAGGCGGTTATCCTTACCCATTTTATCTCGTTATTTACCAATATCCGCAACTGAACGTAGTTTGCTAACGTGTGGCCAAGCACATCGGCAAGGGCTTTTTGTGCGTAGACACGATCTTCCGGATGAATAATTTCTGAAAGGTGATTGGGGGTTAGTTCATCGTAATTGGCGCCTACTAAGGACGCAAAAGCCGGGTTGGCGTAAATAAACTTCCCGGTATTTATATTAAATACAAAGCTCGCAACAGATGACTTTTCTGTTAGATCATGAAAAACAGTCGACTCCATCTATCAGTAACACATTGTATAGCATAGGGTTTTATTTTAGCACCGATCATTTCTTCACTTTAAATTCTGTCGAACATAACCGCCCAATCTTTCATTTTTCTGATTGGTATATTATCGAAGGAGTCGCCTGTTAACTTCCAGGCCCAGTTACCCGCTGTGCCGGCGGGAGTATTCATCCTTGCGTCTTCGGGCAGGTTAAGCCAATCTTGCATGGGTATAATGGCTGTATCACAAACCGATGAAAACGCAGCCCTGATGAGGGTTTTACAGATGTTTTTTTTATTGGCTTTTATCCCTGTATATTTCTTTAAGGTTTTAAAAGTGATTTTATCCGCATCATTTTGTAACCATCCCAAAGTAGTATTATTATCGTGTGTGCCGGTATAAACAAAATTGTTTGGTGTATGATGGTGCGGTGCATAGCCCGACTTTGCGATGTCGTGGCCAAAAGCAAATTGTAAAACCTTCATCCCCGGCAGGCAAAATTGGTCTTTAAGCGCGTATACAGGTTCATCTATCTCACCAAGATCCTCCGCAACAAAAGGCAGATCAGTAAACGTTTTATTAATCGTTTTAAAAAAATCCGAACCGGGCCCGTCCAACCATTTGCCGTTGATAGCTGTTTCTTCATCAGCCGGTACATCCCAATAAGCCGAGAAGGCCCTGAAATGGTCCAGCCTCAGCGTATCGTACCATTTCAGGTTCTTAGCTATTCGATCTATCCACCATTTGTATCCTTGTTCTTTTAACTTCTGCCAGTTGTATACAGGGGTGCCCCAGCGCTGGCCGTTTTGGTTAAAATAGTCGGGTGGCACGCCGGACACGCTTATCATTTTCAGGTTCTCATCCAGGTTAAAAATCTCTGGGTTTGCCCATATATCGGCGGAATCGTAACTAACATAAAAGGGAAGGTCGCCCAATATTTTAATATCCAGCTTATTACAGAGTTCTTTCAGCTTAAGCCATTGCCGGGTGAATATGAACTGCAGCCATTTTACTTTTTCAATTTTAACAGCCTCGTCTTTAACTATTTTGGTCAGTGCAGCGTTGTCCCGGTTTTTGTACTGCTCAGGCCAGGTGTGCCAGGGGGCCTGGTTATACAGTTCCTTAAGTACGCTGTAAAGCGCGAAGTCGTTCAACCAGTAATTTTCATTCCTGCAGAACGATCTAAACCCATTTTCTAATAGTTCAGGCGGATGGGCGCGGTAAACCTCCCAGGCTATATCGAGTAACTGATCCTTAGTTTGTTGTGCTTTTTCAAACTCTACTAAATCTATGT includes:
- a CDS encoding YidH family protein translates to MIDENNKQKGGVGDHLANERTFLAWIRTSIALMGFGFVVVKFSLFVRQLSLVVTGHNITPVKGFSGVIGVCLVAIGAVAAIIGYLRYRRVEKQLLNQAFHPESGLLLTLTLAVIGGSLLLLYYLLPNL
- a CDS encoding manganese catalase family protein; translation: MFHHVKDLQFNARVSRPDPYFANLLLEQFGGENGELAAAMQYFTQAFGAKMPHPDKYDMLMDIATEEFSHLEIVGATIQMLLKGVNGELKDAADQSEIMQVMDGKAAKENIIHQALSANPQFGIITGGGVTPRNSQGIPWCASYIHSNGDLTVDLRSNLASESRAKLVYEHLMKFTDDPYVHESLSFLMTREVAHYKMFEAALNDIQPNFPPGVLASDPRFTQQYFNLSNGATVRGPWNEGEMPDMGKEWNYIADPLDYVQDTQGITATDKSLDKELKQAQKLDKEMSEMRSTEVKNSEPEGVSQWSNYNAPKK
- a CDS encoding PAS domain-containing sensor histidine kinase → MESTVFHDLTEKSSVASFVFNINTGKFIYANPAFASLVGANYDELTPNHLSEIIHPEDRVYAQKALADVLGHTLANYVQLRILVNNEIKWVRITASQDEDKTGEMLLYGNVADITSELENQLSFEKYANKKDAILNILAHDLAGPLSVINMLGSSLRSSIQDPADITQIDNIININTQAINLIREFTAREFLETADITLAKKRVNIAQKVREYVEEYQKSITDIKRTFNFFTSAENIFINVDEPKFFQILNNLTTNALKFTRDNGVITVSVIDKGDVVQFSVKDDGIGIPEKYKDILFDKFTDASRKGLQGEPTIGLGMYVIKNIIDWHNGTLWVNSTENMGTTIFFELPKI